In a genomic window of Columba livia isolate bColLiv1 breed racing homer chromosome 4, bColLiv1.pat.W.v2, whole genome shotgun sequence:
- the LOC135579440 gene encoding basic salivary proline-rich protein 2-like: MTLSPGRLWSCPRGAPAHAAPQPAGVNTAPWAAELPVPRRRSRARRCRQRAGPDPGGQGRARPRSAGTPGPRPRPVPAAPRPGKAPSAPRPQPPPPSRWKEPTGKRPRSPPGGSGRGRPPRTPSPEPSERFPPAAAEGGSPTAIRPRGRGGRQLAGKAATAPGKAAREPAAGTEASSRGLTAGGRGSSGRAAERMLGELRVTPHYESSGGGYLKGRRGAEAAASSRARRARPPPAPPFPGGRRTARPPFPPPANGRGTPQAPARARRRTGG, from the coding sequence ATGACTCTCTCGCCCGGGAGGCTCTGGAGCTGCCCCAGGGGAGCGCCGGCACACGCGGCCCCGCAGCCTGCCGGCGTAAATACCGCCCCATGGGCCGCGGAACTGCCGGTGCCCCGGCGGAGGAGCAGAGCCCGCCGCTGCCGGCAGCGCGCAGGGCCAGACCCCGGCGGGCAGGGCCGCGCCAGGCCGCGATCGGCCGGGACCCCCGGGCCGCGCCCCCGCCccgtccccgcagcccctcggccGGGAAAGGCGCCGTCAGCGCCGAGGCCGCAGCCACCGCCTCCTTCCCGGTGGAAGGAGCCGACCGGGAAgcggccccgctcccctccgGGCGGCTCGGGCCGGGGCCGACCCCCGCGGACTCCATCCCCGGAGCCCAGTGAAAGGTTCCCGCCGGCTGCGGCTGAGGGCGGCTCCCCGACCGCAATTCGGCCCCGGGGCAGGGGAGGGCGGCAGCTGGCGGGAAAGGCCGCCACCGCCCCAGGGAAGGCAGCACGGGAACCCGCGGCCGGCACCGAAGCCTCATCCCGAGGACTTACTGCGGGCGGGCGCGGATCGAGCGGGAGGGCTGCGGAGAGGATGCTCGGCGAGCTCAGGGTAACACCCCACTACGAGTCGAGCGGCGGCGGCTATTTAAAGGGCCGCCGCGGGGCTGAGGCGGCTGCTTCATCCCGGGCACGGCGGGCGAGGCCGCCCCCGGCTCCTCCCTTCCCCGGAGgccggcgcacagctcgcccgCCCTTCCCGCCGCCGGCGAATGGGCGCGGGACACCTCAGGCGCCggcccgcgcccgccgccgcacGGGTGGCTGA